The DNA segment TGAACCTGCATCAGCATTCCGTCAGCTACCTGGTTATCGTTGCCATACTTCGGGCAGTTCAGCACCATATTTCTTTCCCTGTCATAACCTGTAAAATCACGGTCGAGCATGTCAACAAGGGTTTCAAGGGTTATCTTTTTCTCATCATACACCAGCTGTTTGATAGCAGTGAAGCTGTCTGCCGTATTGCTGTTACCATATGACTCCAGTGTTCCGCCGAGGTACCGGATGCCACCCTCGTACATTCCTTTACCCCTGTCGATGCAATCGTCCATCAGCATGCTTGAATACAGAAACGGCGAATGGCTTCCTGCAAAATCATATTCAAGCTTTTCATGAACGGCAAGTTGCTTTACATGGTATTCAACCTGTTCTTTGTAGGCATCCCAGAGGTTGTCGAAGGTTTCAAAGTTTCCGTATCTCTCAAACCGGTCGGCAGGCATACCAATTGGTTTTCCCGTTACCGGGTCGATGCCCTTGTGTATTGTCACATTCAGAGCAGCCAGCAGGTTAATGACCGCACTGGGAGTGCCCACGCTGCGATGGTCAAGCACGTATTCACCGCAACCGAACTGGATAGCATGTACAGCATCTTCATAAGATACACCAAAAGCCTTTTGCACCGAAGGTACGTTCACATCGTCATTGTAAAGCATGGGGTAGGGGTTGCCCTCACCAATGATATCCAATGCCCTTTTATACAAAGCCGGATCCTGCTCTTTGTTGAACCGGAACGCCAGCTGGGGCACTATGTCCTTTACTCTGCGGGTGGTTTCCATGATGGCCAGAGCCAGGCGGTTTGCCTTTTGTTCGTCTTTCCTGCCTGAACCGCCAATGATGATGCGGCTGTCGTACCGGTAACCCCTGTCAATTATAAGCCGCCACATCCCGGAAATAAGCCTGATCGCTTCTTCTTCGTTAATTACCAGGTTATCGATATCATGGCAGTACAATTCCGCAAGAGCATTATCCATTCTGCCAAAATTACGTGCCCCGTCCAGCAAGGTATACAAGTATACAAGCTGAATGCCTTCCCTGAAGTTCTGTGGCTTTTCTTTTTGAATGTTTCTTAAAGTTAAGGCGATTGTCTTATTTTCAGGAATACCCGGATTGTTTTCTGCCTGCAGCGCGTAATACTCACAAACATTGCAGAATGTGTCCAGTGCCATTAGCATCGACTGGTATAAATAAAAGGCATCGGATTCCTTTTTAACAGTGAGTTGTTTTTCGACGATTTCTTTCTTAAGTCCGGGAATGCCCAGCCTCACCAGTTTTTCGAAATCCATCTGTACCCCGCTCATCCGCCACAGCGTAAAGGCAATTCCTGATTCGGAAGCATAGGCATCCGAAGGAAGGGCTTCTTTCATTCCGGTTGTGTAAGCCTTTTTCGTTTTGGCAACCGTGTTTTCAGTTGACCAAAAGTCAATGAGATCCTTAATTACAGACTTGCTTTGAGCTGAGAGATTTTGATTTTTCCTGAAATTTTCAAGAGCATTCGTATGGATATAATATCCGAGGTAACCTTCATCCGACTGAGGAATAAAACCAATCATGGTTTGCTGTATCCGGCCAGCATAGAGGTCTCCCGGCTTAATTTCGCGCACCATGCCCTTCCATTGTACCTGGTAACAACAGGCTTCGCGAAGGTATTTGTTGTGGCTGTATTTTTTGTAGACATCAGTGAATTCTTTCAGATGCAGGATCACCTGGTCAGCTGTTTCCATAGTACCGTTGTTATTTGCCCTTTGTCCCTCGTTTATCAGGCTTGTCCCCGGTACAAATGCCAGCGACGAAGCCATTATCGACTGCTTCAAAAATCTACGTCTTGATTGATTATTCATAATTTAAAGGCTTCAAAACTTAAAAAAATTTGAATTACACTGAGTTACACAGAGGTATCACAGAGATACACAGAGTATTCTCAGTGGTTTTCTGTGTCTTCTCAGTGGGTCTCAGTGTAATATTCTCTCATTCCATTCCCTCACTTTCTCTGCTGATACTGTCGTTGCAGTGATCGGAAAAGCTTTCATTCCAAGGCATTCATATTTCCACATTCCGTAATCATGGTAACCCAGTATTTCAATCCCTTTCAGTCGCGGATACTTGTCTCTCAGCATCGTAATCCCTTTGAAATGTTCATCCGTATCATTAATGCCGGGAATAACAGGACACCTGATCAGGATATTGGCGTTGTTAGCATAAAGGAAGTCGAGATTTTCAAGGATCACGTCCTGGTCTACTCCTGTGTATTGCCTGTGCAGGTCATTCCCGGTGTGTTTATAGTCATAAAGGAAAAGGTCGACGTAAGGCTTGATTTGCTCAAATTTTGAAGTTGCAGCATATCCCGATGTTTCAATGGCTGTATTTAATCCTTTTTCCTTTGCCTTTTTCAAAAGTTCGAGTGCAAATTCAAACTGAACCATGGCCTCACCGCCTGAAAGAGTGATTCCCCCGCCGGAATTGTCGTAGTATTCTTTATCCTTGAGTACTTCATCAATTATTTCATCGGTTGTTGCCTGGTAACCATATATTCTCAAAGCGCGCGAAGCGCAATCATCCAGGCATTCACCGCAGGCAGAA comes from the Bacteroidales bacterium genome and includes:
- a CDS encoding pyruvate formate lyase family protein; amino-acid sequence: MASSLAFVPGTSLINEGQRANNNGTMETADQVILHLKEFTDVYKKYSHNKYLREACCYQVQWKGMVREIKPGDLYAGRIQQTMIGFIPQSDEGYLGYYIHTNALENFRKNQNLSAQSKSVIKDLIDFWSTENTVAKTKKAYTTGMKEALPSDAYASESGIAFTLWRMSGVQMDFEKLVRLGIPGLKKEIVEKQLTVKKESDAFYLYQSMLMALDTFCNVCEYYALQAENNPGIPENKTIALTLRNIQKEKPQNFREGIQLVYLYTLLDGARNFGRMDNALAELYCHDIDNLVINEEEAIRLISGMWRLIIDRGYRYDSRIIIGGSGRKDEQKANRLALAIMETTRRVKDIVPQLAFRFNKEQDPALYKRALDIIGEGNPYPMLYNDDVNVPSVQKAFGVSYEDAVHAIQFGCGEYVLDHRSVGTPSAVINLLAALNVTIHKGIDPVTGKPIGMPADRFERYGNFETFDNLWDAYKEQVEYHVKQLAVHEKLEYDFAGSHSPFLYSSMLMDDCIDRGKGMYEGGIRYLGGTLESYGNSNTADSFTAIKQLVYDEKKITLETLVDMLDRDFTGYDRERNMVLNCPKYGNDNQVADGMLMQVHEHLCNFTREQAKEVGLASYLIVVINNDANTVIGEHTSASA
- a CDS encoding glycyl-radical enzyme activating protein; this encodes MEGIIFDIQKFALHDGPGIRTAIFLKGCPLRCAWCCNPESQKLQPQISFEKDKCTFCKRCVDACPLASLRPGEDKLLVDFAGCSACGECLDDCASRALRIYGYQATTDEIIDEVLKDKEYYDNSGGGITLSGGEAMVQFEFALELLKKAKEKGLNTAIETSGYAATSKFEQIKPYVDLFLYDYKHTGNDLHRQYTGVDQDVILENLDFLYANNANILIRCPVIPGINDTDEHFKGITMLRDKYPRLKGIEILGYHDYGMWKYECLGMKAFPITATTVSAEKVREWNERILH